The Flavobacterium johnsoniae genomic sequence AAATCTAGAAGCGCTAAAATTTGTTGGATTAAAACCTTCAAGAAAAATCAAACTTTTCAACGGAAGCCTTGAAGCTCGTTTGGTAAAATACGAAATGTACGAAGGAAGCAAGAGAACGAAATTTCAGGTTTCTGAATAAGGTTCTAAGAGATTTAGTTTACGAAATTAGTAATAACACAATTTAGGTTCGAAATTTAAGTTCTAAAGTAAAAACCTTAGAACCTTAGCATCAGAACCTCAGTAACTTTTAAAAAACATGTCAAAATTACAATTAAGAGCTTTTTTATATCAATTAGGCGCATTTGCAGTCCTTTTTCTAGCATTCCGATATTTGATTGACGCTTATACTGGATTAACAGGATTCTGGATTCCGATGACTGCATTTATTGTGGGAACTATTGTTGGTCCAAAATTTCAAGCCGTAAGAACTAAAGACGGAGAAAAGCTTTTTATGAAATGGCTTTTTATTAAAGGAATTAAAGAAATCGGATAATGTTTCTTTTTGTAACGCTACTTTGATTCATACGCAATCAGCAATTAATTTTCAGTTAATTTGGTTTAGGTACTCAGGTTCTAAGCCACTAAGGTTCTAAGTTTTAATCTTAACAAAATAAAAAAAGCGGTAAATTCAACTTGAATTTACCGCTTTTTTATCTTAGTATCTCAGTATCTTAGCATCTTAAAAAAAAACTATTTTTTCTTCTTAGCTGTTTCTTTTACTACTTCAGAAGCCATTGTTTTCTTTTTGTAGATTGGAATAAAGTAGGAAACAGTATAATTAAATCCAACTCCAAAACTTCCGTCATACGTTCTGTTAAAACCTGGAATGTATAGGTTTTCAAAATCAGAAGGTTCGTTATTCATAACCAAAAGCTTAAGCTGAACTCCAAAACCAACAAAAACGTTTCTTACAACTTGCGCTTTCAGTCCTAAACCAACTTCTAACCAACCAGCAGTTAAACCGCTATATTTTTGATCTTTAGATATTTCAGGAAGTTCTCCCCAATACGGATTCGGATTGTAGATTTTATAGCTATGCAATTCTTGGTTAAAAGTACTAAAGCCGCCTCGCATTCCAATCGTGATAAGATTTTCCATATCCAGCCAGTTTTGGTAGAAGTTATAATCAAATCCACCTTTTATGTAAGTTCCAGAAGCCGAAGAAGTTAATCTATCATCGTTTGTTGTTTTATCTTCATAACCTAATTCGGCTGCTAAATAGTATTTTTTGGTTAATCTCCAATCTCCAACAAATTCAATTCCTTTATAATCTTTATCATAAAGTCCGCGAGTAAGTTTGTATAAATCTACACCTACGCGAAGCCCATAGCGATCTGTTTTTACTACGCTGTCTTTTTTTACATCCTGAACCTCTTTTTTTACAGTTTCAGTTTGCGGTTTTTGGGTTTTTACTTCTGTATCTTTTTTGTCTTTTTTATCTTTTGAAATCTCTGGTACGTCTTGAGCTTGTAATAAAAATACCGAAAATAATAAACAAATACTAGTAATAAACTTCAACGTGTGTTTCATTTTCAGAGTCGATATTTGGGTTAATTAATTGAACTGTAGACATCCAAACGGTGTCTCCATCTGGGTCTGTACGAGCAATTGACTTTACATTAAAAATAGTTTTAAAACCGCAAGCTCTCGATACATATACATTTTGAGTACTATAATTAATAGTCAAAACATCTGTATTTCTTTCTGCAGGAATGGTACTAGTAGCGTTATAAATTAATCTATAAGTTGTAATACTGTCATTAACTTTTAATGGTAATTGTATTTTGCTTACACCTGCAAAAGTAAGTCCAGTTGCTACATCCTTACCTTCACCAACAGCTGTTAAATTTGTTATTTTTCTTTCTACAGTTGGGTCGTCACTATAGTAAAATGTAATAACCAATCTAGGTGTAGTTGGTGTATTGGCATCGCAGATATCATCTTTCTCGCAGCTAGATAAGCCAAAAGTAAAAAGCAATAACAGAGAGACTAGTTTTTTCATCTATATTTTTTATCGAAGTTCTAAAAGTACAACATTTTCAACATGATGTGTCTGCGGAAACATATCAACAGGTCTAACACGCGTTACTTTGTATTTTTCATCCATTAAAGCCAAGTCACGTGCCTGTGTTGCAGAATTACAGCTAACATAAACCACTTTTTTTGGAGCAATTTTTAAAATTTGTTCTACAACATCTTTATGCATTCCGTCACGAGGCGGATCTGTTATAATAACATCTGGTTTTCCGTGCTGTGCAATAAAAGCTTCATTAAAGACTACCTTCATGTCTCCAACAAAAAACTCACAATTGGTAATATTATTGCGTTCTGCATTGGCTTTAGCGTCAATAATTGCTTCAGGAACACTTTCTACTCCGATTACTTTTTTTGCTTTTTTCGATACAAATTGTGCAATTGTTCCTGTTCCTGTGTATAAATCGTAAACTGTTTCGTTTCCAGTCAGGCCAGCAAATTCTCTCGTAATTTTGTATAATTCGTAAGCTTGGTCAGAATTAGTTTGGTAGAAAGATTTAGCATTAATACTAAATTTTAAACCTTCCATTTCTTCCAATATATAATTTCTTCCTTTATAAAGAATAACTTCTTGATCGTAAATTGTATCGTTTGGTTTTCCGTTTACAACATATTGTAATGAAGTAATTTGAGGGAATTTCTCGTATAAATGATCTAGAATTAATTCTCTGTTTGCTTTATCTTCTTCGAAAAACTGAATTAAAACCATAATCTCGCCAGTAGAAACTGTACGAATCATTACGGTTCTCAATAATCCAGAATGTTCTCTCGGATTGAAAAAAGCAAGATTATTTTCATTTGCAAATGCTCTGATTTCGTTACGAATCGCATTAGAAGGATCTTCTTGTAGATGACATTTATTAATATCAAGAATTTTATCCCACATTTTCGGAATATGAAAACCTAAAGCATTTCTGTTTCCTAAATCTTCAGTGCTTCCAATTTCTTTTTCAGTTAACCAACGGCTGTTCGAAAAAGAAAATTCCATTTTATTTCTGTAGAAAAACTGTTTTTCAGAACCTAAAATATCTTCAAATTCTGGAAGTTCGATTTTTCCTATTCTTTGCAAATGATTTTTAACTTCATTTTGTTTAAAAGCAAGCTGTTGGCCATACTTCATATTCTGCCATTTACATCCTCCACAAACGCCAAAATGTTCGCAAATCGGATCTACTCTGTAGTCAGATAATTCATGAAATTTTACGGCTTTACCTTCGTAATAAGCCTTTCTTTTTTTAAATGTCTGTACGTCCACAACATCTCCAGGTACCACATTCGGAATAAAGATTACTTTTCCGTCAGGTGCTTTGGCTACTGAAACGCCTTTTGCACCAGCGTCAAGAACTTGAATTTGATGAAAGACAACTTTGTCTGTATTTTTTCTTCCCATAGCGCAAAAATAAGCCTTTGAAAACTTTTACAAATTTTATTTATAAAATTTTTTAGAAATTCTTTAAAAAATTAGTTTACTTCAGTTTAAAAGTTAATT encodes the following:
- the rlmD gene encoding 23S rRNA (uracil(1939)-C(5))-methyltransferase RlmD gives rise to the protein MGRKNTDKVVFHQIQVLDAGAKGVSVAKAPDGKVIFIPNVVPGDVVDVQTFKKRKAYYEGKAVKFHELSDYRVDPICEHFGVCGGCKWQNMKYGQQLAFKQNEVKNHLQRIGKIELPEFEDILGSEKQFFYRNKMEFSFSNSRWLTEKEIGSTEDLGNRNALGFHIPKMWDKILDINKCHLQEDPSNAIRNEIRAFANENNLAFFNPREHSGLLRTVMIRTVSTGEIMVLIQFFEEDKANRELILDHLYEKFPQITSLQYVVNGKPNDTIYDQEVILYKGRNYILEEMEGLKFSINAKSFYQTNSDQAYELYKITREFAGLTGNETVYDLYTGTGTIAQFVSKKAKKVIGVESVPEAIIDAKANAERNNITNCEFFVGDMKVVFNEAFIAQHGKPDVIITDPPRDGMHKDVVEQILKIAPKKVVYVSCNSATQARDLALMDEKYKVTRVRPVDMFPQTHHVENVVLLELR
- a CDS encoding DUF6452 family protein, with protein sequence MKKLVSLLLLFTFGLSSCEKDDICDANTPTTPRLVITFYYSDDPTVERKITNLTAVGEGKDVATGLTFAGVSKIQLPLKVNDSITTYRLIYNATSTIPAERNTDVLTINYSTQNVYVSRACGFKTIFNVKSIARTDPDGDTVWMSTVQLINPNIDSENETHVEVYY
- a CDS encoding DUF6048 family protein, whose product is MKHTLKFITSICLLFSVFLLQAQDVPEISKDKKDKKDTEVKTQKPQTETVKKEVQDVKKDSVVKTDRYGLRVGVDLYKLTRGLYDKDYKGIEFVGDWRLTKKYYLAAELGYEDKTTNDDRLTSSASGTYIKGGFDYNFYQNWLDMENLITIGMRGGFSTFNQELHSYKIYNPNPYWGELPEISKDQKYSGLTAGWLEVGLGLKAQVVRNVFVGFGVQLKLLVMNNEPSDFENLYIPGFNRTYDGSFGVGFNYTVSYFIPIYKKKTMASEVVKETAKKKK